The following are from one region of the Abiotrophia defectiva ATCC 49176 genome:
- a CDS encoding FtsB family cell division protein, translated as MNYKLDPQESVQTSSPRQTKHPHSHGRRLIFHVILIGALAFAGIPLWRAYQDQVTAEQAHQEAKADQEQAVKENREVFQATQQMKDPAYLEDVARRDYYYTKPGEIIFELGSSHQEDTKHP; from the coding sequence ATGAATTATAAATTAGATCCACAGGAATCTGTTCAGACTTCCTCACCCCGTCAGACAAAACATCCGCACTCTCACGGACGACGCCTGATCTTTCATGTCATTCTGATTGGAGCTCTTGCCTTCGCAGGGATTCCATTATGGCGGGCTTATCAGGATCAAGTGACTGCCGAGCAAGCCCATCAAGAGGCCAAGGCGGACCAGGAGCAAGCCGTTAAAGAGAACCGTGAAGTTTTCCAAGCAACTCAGCAAATGAAGGATCCAGCCTATCTAGAGGATGTGGCGCGACGTGATTATTACTACACCAAGCCAGGTGAGATTATTTTCGAGTTAGGATCTTCGCATCAGGAAGACACCAAGCATCCTTAA
- a CDS encoding S1 domain-containing RNA-binding protein, protein MSIEVGQKITGKVTGITHFGAFISLPDNKTGLVHISEVSDGYVKEISSVLTVGQEVAVKVLSIADDGKISLSIRKASDRPAEAPARPKRERQEGAAPHSQRAPRFKSRQEEGGNRPNFNNAGNNNSRKLDDFDQLMSNFLKDSEDRLSSLRRNTEGKRGGRGGRRS, encoded by the coding sequence ATGTCAATCGAAGTAGGGCAAAAAATCACAGGGAAAGTCACAGGGATCACACACTTTGGGGCTTTTATTAGCTTGCCAGATAATAAAACAGGTTTAGTTCACATTAGTGAGGTTTCAGACGGCTATGTTAAGGAGATTAGTTCCGTCTTAACAGTCGGCCAAGAAGTCGCAGTGAAGGTTCTGTCTATCGCTGACGACGGTAAAATTAGCCTGTCAATTCGTAAAGCCAGTGATCGACCTGCAGAGGCACCCGCTCGGCCTAAACGTGAACGCCAAGAAGGTGCTGCACCACATAGCCAACGTGCCCCACGCTTCAAGAGTCGTCAAGAAGAGGGCGGGAATCGCCCTAACTTCAACAATGCGGGAAATAATAACAGCCGTAAGTTGGATGATTTTGATCAATTAATGAGTAACTTCCTAAAGGACAGTGAAGATCGTCTGTCCTCATTAAGACGTAACACCGAAGGCAAACGCGGCGGCCGTGGTGGCCGACGTAGCTAG
- the tilS gene encoding tRNA lysidine(34) synthetase TilS, translated as MEKLMREVKAQLESWPAWLEAKTVVLAVSGGVDSMVMLRLMNELNQLRQYNHLQLVVAHFNHKLRPESDNEAVAIKEIVAEYGCIYFATEWGEPAATNVEAQARDARYQFFAEVIRTTEADVLMTAHHLNDVAETFLMRMTRGTSIRGLQGIRGCYQRLMSDPSGHTVMPTIMRPFIGVTKAELEAYAEKFNVTYFEDASNYMDHFVRNRFRHTYIPQLMQENPQLLQNLLTIQQQIQDSYTVQYADYLNLEPQLLMYSTNHYWLLYIPAFLALPEAKFNMYLRIFFEERLIEDVPAYNRDLVGQLQQMMRNRRDPNQRLQLGHGWVAVKRYDYVQILPEEAGPKAYFGQRLILSRLNHWYALDGGAEAGIFAAHQVSPEMREAAEGWAGLHLSQAQETAPLNFQLRQRQDGDQVAISDELGQVYHKKVGRILMDLKLPSDERNQIKVLVDEKDEIVWLGPVSNSPLSRGPQTDKITHIFLYRKTRQ; from the coding sequence ATGGAAAAATTAATGCGGGAAGTTAAGGCTCAGTTGGAGTCATGGCCAGCCTGGCTAGAGGCCAAGACAGTGGTGCTGGCCGTATCCGGCGGGGTTGATTCTATGGTCATGCTCAGATTGATGAATGAATTGAATCAGTTACGTCAATATAATCACCTGCAGTTGGTCGTCGCCCATTTCAATCACAAGTTGCGGCCAGAATCAGACAACGAGGCCGTTGCTATTAAGGAAATTGTGGCAGAGTATGGCTGTATTTATTTTGCGACGGAGTGGGGCGAACCGGCTGCCACTAATGTGGAAGCTCAGGCGCGTGACGCCCGTTATCAATTTTTCGCAGAAGTGATTCGGACAACTGAAGCAGATGTTTTGATGACCGCCCATCATCTTAATGATGTGGCTGAGACCTTCTTAATGCGGATGACACGTGGCACCTCCATTCGTGGCTTGCAAGGTATTCGGGGCTGTTATCAGCGCCTGATGAGTGACCCAAGTGGTCATACTGTCATGCCAACCATAATGAGGCCCTTTATTGGGGTGACCAAGGCGGAACTAGAGGCCTATGCCGAGAAGTTTAATGTGACTTATTTTGAAGATGCTTCTAACTACATGGATCACTTTGTACGCAATCGATTCCGTCATACCTATATTCCACAACTGATGCAGGAGAATCCTCAGTTACTACAAAATCTTTTGACCATTCAGCAACAGATTCAAGATTCCTACACCGTCCAGTATGCGGATTATCTGAATCTTGAGCCTCAGCTACTCATGTATTCGACTAATCATTATTGGTTGCTTTATATTCCAGCCTTTCTGGCTTTGCCAGAGGCAAAATTCAATATGTACCTGCGGATTTTCTTTGAAGAACGCCTAATCGAAGATGTGCCCGCTTATAATCGCGATTTAGTAGGTCAATTGCAACAGATGATGCGTAACCGTCGTGACCCCAATCAACGTTTGCAGTTAGGACATGGTTGGGTAGCAGTCAAACGCTATGATTACGTCCAAATCCTACCAGAAGAGGCGGGGCCAAAAGCTTATTTTGGTCAACGTTTAATCTTAAGTCGACTCAACCACTGGTATGCCCTAGATGGTGGTGCAGAAGCGGGGATTTTTGCAGCTCATCAGGTATCACCGGAAATGCGTGAAGCGGCTGAAGGTTGGGCAGGCCTACATTTAAGTCAGGCCCAGGAGACGGCGCCACTCAATTTCCAGCTAAGACAGAGACAAGACGGTGACCAAGTTGCAATAAGCGACGAATTAGGTCAAGTCTATCATAAGAAAGTTGGCAGAATCCTCATGGACCTTAAGTTGCCTAGCGATGAGCGAAATCAAATCAAAGTTCTTGTAGATGAAAAAGATGAAATCGTATGGTTGGGGCCAGTTAGCAATTCCCCATTGTCTCGCGGGCCACAAACTGATAAAATAACTCATATATTCCTTTATCGGAAGACACGGCAGTAA
- the hpt gene encoding hypoxanthine phosphoribosyltransferase, whose product MLEKDILKVLVTQEEIAEAVARLGKTLTEDYKDKEVVVVGILRGAAIFMADIIRAMDCYLTIDFMDVSSYGEALQSSGEVKIVKDLDTRVEGKDILIVEDIIDTGQTLKYIVDLLHYRKANSVKVCTLLDKKERRVNNMEADYVGLDIPNEFVVGYGLDYKQEYRNLPYIGVLSPAVYESK is encoded by the coding sequence ATGTTAGAGAAAGACATTTTAAAAGTACTAGTAACCCAAGAAGAAATTGCAGAAGCAGTGGCCCGTCTAGGCAAAACCTTAACGGAAGACTACAAAGATAAAGAAGTAGTGGTCGTTGGGATTTTACGAGGGGCAGCAATTTTTATGGCTGACATTATTCGTGCTATGGATTGCTACTTGACCATTGATTTCATGGACGTATCGAGTTATGGTGAAGCCTTACAGTCATCGGGTGAAGTCAAGATTGTCAAAGACTTAGATACTCGTGTCGAAGGTAAGGATATTCTGATTGTGGAAGATATCATCGATACCGGGCAAACCCTTAAGTACATTGTGGACCTGCTCCACTATCGTAAGGCTAATTCTGTTAAGGTATGTACCCTCTTGGATAAGAAAGAGCGACGTGTCAACAATATGGAAGCAGATTATGTGGGCTTAGATATTCCCAATGAATTCGTAGTGGGATATGGCTTGGACTATAAACAAGAGTACCGTAACCTTCCTTATATCGGTGTCTTATCACCTGCCGTCTACGAAAGCAAATAG
- the ftsH gene encoding ATP-dependent zinc metalloprotease FtsH produces MQNPNRNSTRNILTSMMALAMLFMLFHALSGALGGGQVKELTQSELMTEIADGKIAEMDVQIGSGVYNVKGKYKTGTTRSEQTNFVALFQGGSETATQFTSRVLGNDSTLKLLTETATQQGVKMKTLAESNMVLWANILPMLLLMGMMGFFLYNMFQSGAGGGGMRGAMNFGKSRSKDISKQKVKVRFSDVAGAEEEKQELVEVVEFLKDPKRFTKLGARIPAGVLLEGPPGTGKTLLAKAVAGEAGVPFFTMSGSEFVEMFVGVGASRVRDLFENAKKNAPAIIFIDEIDAVGRQRGAGLGGGHDEREQTLNQLLVEMDGFEGNEGVIVIAATNRSDVLDPALLRPGRFDRQILVGNPDVKGREQILQVHARNKKLETEVDLKVVAQQTPGFSGAELENLLNEAALVAARFDHKAITQADIAEAHDRVIAGPAKKDRVISEQQRRTVAYHEAGHTIIGMVLSDARVVHKVTIVPRGRAGGYAVMLPREDAYIVTRKELYDQMVGLLGGRAAEEIVFNTQSTGASNDFQQATKIARSMVTEYGMSDRLGPVQYEGNHTVFVGRDYGQKPAYSDQVAYEIDNEVRQLLNQAHEEAHRIINEHREQLNLIAEKLLEVETLEAAQIESLFKTGKMPEQVAKSEETDTPTSAESQDQKATPSRVEEALEAGDRIIADDQVPSEHHQA; encoded by the coding sequence ATGCAAAACCCAAATCGTAATTCGACGCGGAACATTCTGACATCTATGATGGCATTAGCCATGCTCTTTATGCTCTTCCATGCCCTGTCAGGGGCTCTAGGGGGCGGCCAAGTCAAAGAACTCACTCAGAGTGAGTTAATGACAGAGATTGCGGACGGCAAGATTGCCGAGATGGATGTCCAGATTGGTTCCGGTGTTTATAATGTCAAAGGTAAATACAAGACCGGGACAACACGCTCAGAACAAACCAACTTTGTGGCCCTCTTCCAAGGCGGAAGTGAGACTGCCACTCAATTCACCAGCCGAGTGCTAGGCAACGATAGCACGCTTAAGTTATTGACGGAAACAGCGACCCAACAAGGGGTCAAGATGAAGACCTTGGCCGAATCCAATATGGTACTGTGGGCCAATATCCTGCCAATGCTACTCTTAATGGGTATGATGGGCTTCTTCCTCTACAACATGTTCCAGAGTGGCGCTGGCGGTGGCGGTATGCGGGGGGCCATGAACTTTGGTAAGTCACGCTCCAAGGATATTTCCAAGCAGAAAGTCAAAGTCCGCTTCAGTGATGTAGCGGGTGCTGAAGAAGAAAAGCAAGAACTGGTAGAAGTAGTAGAATTCCTTAAGGATCCTAAACGTTTCACCAAGTTAGGGGCGCGTATCCCAGCAGGTGTCTTACTGGAGGGCCCTCCAGGGACGGGTAAAACTCTCTTAGCCAAGGCAGTAGCCGGTGAAGCGGGGGTTCCCTTCTTCACCATGTCAGGTTCTGAATTCGTCGAGATGTTCGTCGGGGTCGGGGCCAGCCGGGTACGGGATCTCTTCGAGAACGCTAAGAAGAATGCCCCAGCTATTATCTTCATTGATGAAATTGATGCCGTAGGTCGTCAACGGGGCGCAGGTCTTGGGGGCGGACACGATGAACGAGAACAAACCCTTAACCAATTACTGGTTGAGATGGATGGTTTCGAAGGGAATGAAGGGGTCATCGTCATTGCGGCGACTAACCGTTCGGATGTCCTAGACCCAGCCCTCTTGCGTCCAGGTCGTTTTGACCGTCAGATTCTAGTGGGTAATCCGGATGTTAAGGGGCGGGAACAGATTCTTCAAGTCCATGCCCGTAACAAGAAATTAGAAACAGAAGTTGACCTTAAGGTTGTGGCACAACAAACGCCTGGCTTCTCAGGTGCTGAGTTGGAAAACTTACTGAACGAAGCAGCTTTAGTAGCAGCACGTTTTGACCATAAGGCGATTACCCAAGCGGACATCGCAGAAGCCCATGACCGGGTGATTGCGGGGCCAGCTAAGAAGGATCGTGTGATTTCTGAACAACAACGCCGTACCGTGGCTTACCACGAGGCGGGCCATACCATCATTGGCATGGTCTTAAGTGACGCACGTGTCGTTCATAAGGTGACCATCGTGCCACGCGGACGTGCAGGTGGTTATGCGGTCATGTTACCTCGTGAAGATGCTTATATTGTGACCCGTAAGGAACTCTACGATCAAATGGTAGGGCTCCTGGGTGGTCGTGCTGCTGAAGAGATTGTCTTCAACACTCAATCTACTGGGGCTAGCAATGACTTCCAACAAGCGACTAAGATTGCGCGTAGTATGGTCACTGAATATGGGATGTCAGACCGCTTAGGACCTGTTCAATACGAAGGCAACCATACCGTCTTCGTTGGTCGTGACTATGGCCAGAAACCTGCTTATTCTGATCAGGTAGCCTATGAGATTGACAACGAAGTGCGTCAATTATTGAACCAAGCTCACGAAGAGGCACACCGCATTATCAACGAGCACCGCGAGCAACTCAACTTGATTGCAGAGAAACTGCTTGAAGTTGAGACCTTAGAAGCGGCGCAAATCGAGTCTCTCTTCAAGACTGGGAAGATGCCTGAGCAAGTAGCAAAGTCTGAAGAAACAGACACTCCTACTTCGGCCGAGAGTCAAGATCAAAAAGCGACTCCTTCACGTGTAGAAGAAGCGCTAGAAGCTGGCGACCGTATCATTGCAGATGACCAAGTGCCGTCTGAACATCATCAAGCCTAA
- the hslO gene encoding Hsp33 family molecular chaperone HslO has protein sequence MSDQLLTALAFDGQLRVLVLDATGVVQEAVNRHKTWHTATAVLGRTLVGTLLLAANSKGDERLRVEILGTGPVGRIIAEGDAYGHVRGFVSNPQVALELNAIGKLDVAGAVGMPGNMAVRKLLGNKELFAGQVPLVSGELAEDFTYYMAVSEQTASCIGLSVLVNPDESVAKSGGFMIQVMPGATDETIDFIEKRIADLGRFSDLLESQPSLEALLDLLVGHGNSEVLSKKDVSFYCGCSKEAYGHGIQSLGRKEIQAMIDEDGGAEVVCHYCENHYDYSVQELEAIIAAGEAAGQEADAEEV, from the coding sequence ATGTCAGATCAATTATTAACAGCCTTGGCATTCGATGGCCAATTGCGGGTTTTGGTTTTGGATGCTACTGGGGTTGTCCAAGAAGCAGTCAATCGGCACAAAACTTGGCATACTGCAACAGCTGTCTTAGGTCGGACCCTGGTGGGGACCCTTTTACTAGCAGCTAATTCTAAGGGAGACGAACGTTTGCGAGTAGAAATTCTCGGAACGGGACCAGTAGGCCGGATTATTGCGGAAGGAGATGCCTACGGTCATGTACGTGGCTTTGTATCTAATCCGCAGGTGGCCTTAGAACTCAATGCCATTGGCAAGTTAGACGTTGCTGGTGCAGTGGGTATGCCGGGCAATATGGCTGTACGCAAACTCTTAGGTAATAAGGAGCTTTTCGCAGGGCAAGTGCCACTGGTGAGCGGGGAATTGGCAGAAGATTTCACCTATTATATGGCTGTGTCTGAACAAACGGCTTCTTGTATTGGACTCTCTGTCTTGGTTAATCCGGATGAGTCAGTGGCTAAATCGGGTGGTTTTATGATTCAAGTGATGCCTGGGGCCACTGATGAAACCATTGACTTCATTGAAAAACGCATTGCGGATTTAGGCCGTTTCTCCGATCTCTTGGAGTCACAACCAAGCTTAGAGGCTCTATTGGATCTCTTAGTTGGGCATGGTAATTCTGAAGTCCTTTCTAAGAAAGATGTCTCTTTCTATTGCGGTTGCTCTAAGGAAGCCTATGGACACGGTATTCAGTCCTTAGGTCGTAAGGAAATCCAAGCTATGATTGATGAAGATGGGGGCGCTGAAGTAGTCTGCCATTATTGTGAGAACCACTATGACTATAGTGTTCAAGAATTAGAGGCCATCATCGCAGCAGGTGAAGCTGCAGGGCAAGAAGCAGACGCAGAGGAGGTATAG
- the dusB gene encoding tRNA dihydrouridine synthase DusB produces MFKIREIEIPNPVVVAPMAGVSNAAFRTIVKQFGAGLVVCEMISDKGIQFRNDKTLSMLHIEPNEYPLSIQIMGGNKETLVEAAKYVAENTECAIIDINMGCPVNKVIKAEAGARWLLDPNKVYEMVAAVVDAVQKPVTVKMRTGWDDEHLYAIENALAAERAGASMVAMHGRTRVQMYEGKANWDILAQVKKELKTIPFVGNGDVRTPEELKYLLDTTGVDGVMVGRAALGNPWVVQQMVHYVETGELLPAMTARQKIDTAIDHLERLVDLKGDRTATREFRTQAHYYLKGIPRSSKVKVAVNETEDPTVVKQLLRDFVDQVEEREAKELARKASQETVVEA; encoded by the coding sequence TTGTTCAAAATTAGAGAAATTGAGATTCCAAACCCGGTAGTGGTAGCACCCATGGCGGGAGTATCAAATGCAGCCTTTCGGACCATTGTAAAACAATTTGGTGCGGGCCTAGTTGTTTGCGAGATGATTAGTGACAAGGGGATTCAGTTCCGTAATGACAAGACCTTGAGCATGCTACACATTGAGCCAAATGAGTATCCTCTCAGCATTCAAATAATGGGAGGTAATAAAGAAACTTTGGTAGAGGCAGCTAAATATGTTGCTGAAAATACTGAGTGTGCCATTATTGATATTAATATGGGTTGTCCTGTCAACAAGGTCATTAAGGCAGAAGCAGGGGCGCGTTGGCTCTTAGACCCGAACAAGGTTTATGAAATGGTGGCAGCAGTAGTGGATGCTGTTCAGAAGCCAGTCACAGTAAAAATGCGGACTGGTTGGGATGATGAACATCTTTACGCCATTGAAAATGCCTTAGCAGCTGAACGCGCAGGTGCTTCCATGGTGGCCATGCACGGCCGAACCCGGGTACAGATGTATGAAGGCAAGGCCAACTGGGATATTTTGGCGCAAGTTAAGAAAGAACTCAAAACCATTCCTTTTGTTGGGAATGGGGATGTTAGAACGCCTGAAGAACTCAAATACTTGCTTGATACGACGGGTGTAGATGGTGTCATGGTGGGGCGTGCAGCACTGGGCAATCCATGGGTTGTCCAGCAGATGGTCCACTATGTTGAGACCGGTGAACTCTTGCCGGCTATGACGGCGAGACAGAAAATTGATACGGCCATCGACCATCTAGAACGCTTGGTAGACCTCAAGGGTGATCGAACTGCAACGCGAGAATTTCGGACCCAAGCCCATTACTATCTTAAAGGTATTCCGCGTTCTTCTAAGGTTAAGGTGGCAGTCAATGAGACTGAAGATCCAACTGTTGTGAAGCAACTTCTACGTGATTTTGTAGATCAGGTGGAAGAACGTGAAGCTAAAGAATTAGCGCGCAAGGCTAGCCAAGAGACGGTAGTCGAAGCTTAG
- a CDS encoding galactose ABC transporter substrate-binding protein yields the protein MKKVITWCAIFCLFCLALVPSLSPKVQAEDKNIKIGVAFYKYDDAYMSSVRVALEKIAKEHSNVELIVNDSQNDQAKQNDQIDVMIQKGVDVLLINVVDTGAAEAVVQKAKDANIPLVLFNREPATDVVKAYDKARFVGTTAKEAGIIQGKMIAELWKSDKKYDRNGNGKLDYVMLIGDPENPEAIARTKYAVDTLTEAKIEVNKLGDQVANWDPDKAKTATDAWLAKDADNIDVIISNNDSMASGAIAALQGAGFNTDAKADKKIPVFGVDATEEAVDLIARGIMTGTVKQDAEGMAKAVFALSYNAGQGKDFLDGTDYKYDDTQVAVRIPYQAFNGQ from the coding sequence ATGAAAAAAGTCATTACATGGTGCGCCATCTTCTGCCTATTCTGCTTAGCGCTAGTTCCTAGCCTCAGCCCTAAAGTTCAAGCCGAAGATAAGAACATCAAAATTGGGGTAGCTTTCTACAAATACGATGACGCTTATATGTCTTCTGTACGTGTAGCGCTTGAAAAAATCGCCAAAGAGCATTCCAACGTTGAACTCATCGTCAATGACTCTCAAAACGACCAAGCTAAACAAAACGACCAAATCGATGTCATGATTCAAAAGGGCGTGGATGTCCTCTTGATTAACGTGGTGGACACTGGGGCAGCAGAAGCAGTCGTTCAAAAAGCTAAAGACGCGAATATTCCGCTCGTGCTCTTCAACCGTGAACCAGCGACTGACGTTGTTAAAGCATACGACAAAGCTCGTTTCGTTGGGACAACCGCTAAAGAAGCTGGGATTATCCAAGGTAAGATGATTGCGGAACTATGGAAATCTGACAAGAAATATGACCGCAATGGTAACGGCAAATTAGATTACGTTATGTTAATCGGTGACCCAGAAAACCCAGAAGCAATCGCTCGTACAAAATATGCTGTTGATACTTTAACCGAAGCTAAGATTGAAGTGAACAAATTAGGCGACCAAGTTGCTAACTGGGATCCAGACAAAGCAAAAACTGCAACTGACGCTTGGTTAGCTAAAGACGCCGACAACATCGACGTCATTATCTCTAATAACGACTCAATGGCTTCTGGTGCTATTGCTGCTCTCCAAGGCGCCGGCTTCAACACTGATGCTAAAGCTGACAAGAAGATTCCTGTATTTGGGGTAGATGCGACTGAAGAAGCAGTAGACCTCATTGCTCGCGGCATTATGACTGGTACTGTAAAACAAGATGCTGAAGGGATGGCTAAAGCTGTCTTCGCACTCTCTTACAATGCAGGTCAAGGCAAAGACTTCTTAGACGGCACTGACTACAAGTACGACGACACTCAAGTCGCTGTACGTATTCCTTACCAAGCCTTCAACGGCCAATAG
- the mglC gene encoding galactose/methyl galactoside ABC transporter permease MglC — MELSKKLRFTNKTPRELLLDFSLYIVLAALIAIIISMDTSFVSPKNFINILAQASTRIIMACGAAGLIILGGTDLSAGRVLGLTSLIAASLLQSTTYASRMYPDLPQLPLWLPLIIVIVVGGIFGLINGFGVAVLKVHAFIITLGTQLVAYGIALIYQQQQAGGAQPIANFDDRYRNLVNGTVNFTKDIQIPYVVFYAIVVCVIMWIIWNKTQLGKNMYAIGGNIEAAEVSGVNIVKNILIIFLISGILYGLAGYLEAARVGSTTSNTGLNYDLDAISASVIGGVSFSGGIGTIPGVIIGAIILQFINYGLAYVGVNPNYQYIIKGLIIILAVAIDVRKYIKRK; from the coding sequence ATGGAACTAAGTAAAAAACTACGCTTCACCAATAAAACACCGCGCGAGCTATTATTAGACTTTTCTCTTTATATTGTGCTTGCTGCTTTAATCGCCATCATTATTTCGATGGATACTTCTTTCGTTTCACCAAAAAACTTCATTAACATCTTGGCTCAAGCCTCCACTCGGATCATTATGGCCTGCGGGGCTGCCGGGCTTATCATCTTAGGCGGGACAGACTTGTCTGCCGGCCGCGTCTTGGGTTTAACTTCCCTGATTGCTGCCTCCCTCCTTCAATCAACTACCTACGCTTCGCGTATGTATCCCGATTTACCTCAATTACCACTCTGGTTGCCACTCATTATCGTTATTGTAGTCGGCGGGATCTTCGGTTTGATTAACGGTTTTGGGGTAGCTGTTCTTAAAGTCCACGCCTTCATTATTACCTTAGGGACTCAATTAGTAGCTTACGGGATTGCCTTGATTTATCAACAACAACAAGCAGGAGGCGCACAACCGATTGCTAACTTTGACGACCGCTACCGTAATTTAGTTAACGGCACCGTCAACTTTACCAAAGATATTCAAATCCCTTATGTAGTCTTCTACGCCATTGTCGTCTGCGTGATTATGTGGATTATCTGGAATAAAACCCAACTTGGTAAGAACATGTATGCTATCGGGGGCAACATCGAAGCAGCTGAAGTTTCCGGGGTTAATATCGTTAAGAATATCCTCATCATTTTCCTGATTTCAGGGATTCTCTACGGCTTAGCTGGCTATCTGGAAGCTGCTCGGGTAGGGTCTACTACCTCTAACACCGGTCTTAACTACGACCTCGATGCCATCTCTGCTTCCGTTATCGGGGGTGTCTCCTTCTCCGGTGGGATTGGGACCATTCCTGGGGTTATTATCGGGGCTATCATTCTCCAATTCATCAACTACGGTTTGGCTTATGTAGGTGTTAACCCTAACTACCAATACATCATCAAGGGCTTGATCATTATCTTGGCGGTAGCAATCGACGTACGTAAATACATCAAGCGCAAATAA
- a CDS encoding ATP-binding cassette domain-containing protein: MTQIAEYLLDIEDIVKEFPGVKALDGARLKVRPGTIHALMGENGAGKSTMMKCLFGIYIEDSGSIKLNGQPVRFNNPKQALEQGVSMVHQELNQVLKRSVMENIWLGRFPKTKLGLIDEHKMYQDTKAIFQQLNLDIDPRTIIGKLSVSQRQMIEIAKAVSYDAKVIILDEPTSSLTEQEVQHLFRIMNQLKDQGCGLVYISHKMEEILAISDEVTIMRDGQWIATEAAKDLTMERIIQLMVGRDIGHRFPPRNNHPGQVTLEVRNLTAKYQPSIQDVSLTVHEGEVLGIAGLVGSRRTELIECIFGIATLASGEIYKNGKLIHNNNSRDAIKNGFALVTEERRATGIFPIADIRFNTVISNMRHYRGKLGLIRNASMGSDTQRMIDAMAIKTPSQRTQIRSLSGGNQQKVIIGRWLLTDADIYLFDEPTRGIDVGAKYEIYQIILDLAKKGKTVIVVSSEMTELLGITDRIAVMSNGRLAGVEKTESLTQEEILRLSALYL; encoded by the coding sequence ATGACACAAATCGCAGAGTACCTATTGGATATTGAAGATATCGTCAAGGAGTTTCCAGGGGTCAAAGCCTTGGACGGTGCACGACTTAAAGTTCGCCCTGGTACCATTCACGCCCTCATGGGGGAAAACGGTGCTGGTAAATCAACTATGATGAAATGTCTCTTCGGTATCTATATCGAGGACTCCGGTAGTATCAAACTCAATGGCCAACCCGTACGCTTTAACAACCCAAAACAAGCGTTGGAACAAGGCGTCTCCATGGTCCATCAGGAACTGAATCAGGTTCTTAAACGTAGCGTCATGGAAAATATCTGGTTGGGCCGCTTCCCAAAAACCAAACTTGGCCTGATTGACGAGCATAAGATGTACCAAGATACCAAGGCCATCTTCCAGCAACTCAACTTGGATATTGATCCACGGACTATCATTGGTAAACTCTCCGTCTCCCAACGTCAGATGATTGAGATTGCCAAGGCAGTCAGCTACGATGCCAAGGTAATTATCCTAGACGAGCCAACTTCCTCTCTAACGGAGCAAGAAGTTCAGCACCTCTTCCGCATTATGAACCAACTCAAGGATCAAGGTTGTGGCTTGGTTTATATCTCCCATAAGATGGAAGAAATTTTAGCCATTTCTGATGAAGTGACCATTATGCGAGACGGCCAATGGATTGCGACAGAAGCAGCTAAAGACTTAACCATGGAACGTATCATTCAACTCATGGTAGGGCGGGATATCGGCCATCGCTTCCCACCTCGCAACAATCATCCTGGCCAGGTAACCTTAGAGGTGCGCAATTTGACCGCTAAATATCAACCAAGCATTCAAGACGTATCCTTAACTGTTCACGAAGGCGAAGTTTTGGGGATTGCTGGTTTAGTGGGTTCTCGTCGGACTGAACTAATTGAATGTATCTTCGGGATTGCAACCCTAGCCAGTGGCGAGATTTACAAGAATGGTAAGTTAATTCATAATAACAACTCCCGCGACGCTATCAAAAATGGCTTTGCCTTAGTGACAGAAGAACGCCGGGCAACTGGGATTTTCCCAATCGCGGACATTCGTTTTAACACGGTTATCTCTAACATGCGCCACTATCGCGGTAAGTTAGGTCTGATTCGCAATGCTTCCATGGGTAGCGATACCCAACGCATGATTGATGCCATGGCCATCAAGACCCCAAGTCAACGAACACAAATCCGCTCCTTATCAGGTGGTAACCAGCAGAAGGTGATTATTGGCCGTTGGCTACTAACCGATGCGGATATCTATCTCTTCGACGAACCAACACGAGGGATTGACGTCGGAGCCAAGTACGAAATCTACCAAATAATTTTAGACTTGGCTAAGAAGGGCAAGACCGTTATCGTTGTCTCCAGTGAAATGACCGAGTTGCTCGGTATCACTGACCGCATTGCAGTCATGTCTAATGGTCGCTTGGCTGGCGTCGAAAAGACCGAATCACTCACCCAAGAAGAAATTCTTCGCTTGAGTGCACTCTATCTCTAA